The following are encoded together in the Lathyrus oleraceus cultivar Zhongwan6 chromosome 3, CAAS_Psat_ZW6_1.0, whole genome shotgun sequence genome:
- the LOC127130924 gene encoding pentatricopeptide repeat-containing protein At1g62670, mitochondrial, which translates to MLNPIYATTILFTSLRTSSSSSTTFLLLYPYTTFFARTHRKKLHKLPTFDDAVSSFNHFLYLRHPPPIQEFNKLLTTIVKLKRYTTVVSLYSKLELKGTVKPSLITMSILINGFSQLGQMGFAFSVVGKILKRGFELDVKMLTTLMKGLCLKGRVLEALNLLDVSVSKGFRFDEVCYGTIINGLCKTGKTKTAIEMFPKMKKIRVYPNLIMYNTVIDGLCKQGLVDEACGLCSEMVANGIGLDIYSYNSLIHGLCSVGRFRAAAELLDEMAVQRKIYPDVYTFNILIDGLCKVGLVTEAHNVVAVMIKRGRNPDVVSYNALMNGYCLAGGVDEAKRVFDKMVERGCLPNVISYCTLINGYCKVKMVDEAMMLLTEMHKNNLVPDTVTYNCLLDGLSKSGRTLYEWDLVEAMRASGQPADLITYNTLLDDYFKHGKLDKALALFQHIIEIGILPNIRTYNILLDGLCKSGRLKYAKEIFQLLSAKECQPNIRTYNIMINGLCKEGFLDEAETLLYNMVDNNCLPNYITFDTIVRALLVK; encoded by the coding sequence ATGTTGAATCCAATCTACGCAACCACCATTCTCTTCACATCCCTTCGCACTTCATCCTCATCTTCCACAACCTTTCTCCTTCTATACCCTTACACAACCTTCTTCGCTCGCACCCACCGCAAAAAGCTCCACAAACTACCAACCTTCGACGACGCCGTTTCATCTTTCAACCATTTCCTCTACCTCCGCCATCCACCACCCATTCAAGAATTCAACAAACTCTtaacaacaatagtcaaactcaaaCGCTACACTACCGTCGTTTCGCTGTATTCCAAGCTGGAGCTGAAGGGAACCGTCAAACCCTCGCTTATCACTATGAGTATATTGATCAATGGTTTTTCTCAATTGGGTCAAATGGGTTTTGCTTTTTCGGTTGTTGGGAAGATTCTCAAGAGGGGTTTTGAGTTAGATGTGAAAATGCTTACTACATTGATGAAAGGTTTGTGCTTGAAAGGTAGGGTTTTGGAGGCACTTAATTTGCTTGATGTTTCTGTTTCCAAAGGGTTTAGGTTTGATGAGGTTTGTTATGGGACAATAATCAATGGTTTGTGTAAAACCGGTAAAACAAAAACTGCTATAGAGATGTTTCCTAAGATGAAGAAGATTAGGGTTTACCCTAATTTGATTATGTATAATACTGTTATTGATGGTCTTTGTAAACAAGGGCTTGTAGATGAGGCTTGTGGTTTGTGTTCTGAAATGGTTGCTAATGGTATTGGTCTTGATATTTATAGTTACAATTCTCTTATTCATGGTTTATGCTCTGTTGGTCGGTTTCGGGCCGCAGCTGAGTTGCTCGATGAAATGGCTGTACAAAGAAAAATTTACCCTGATGTGTATACTTTTAATATATTGATTGATGGTTTGTGTAAAGTAGGATTGGTTACGGAAGCTCATAATGTTGTTGCTGTGATGATTAAAAGAGGTCGAAATCCTGATGTTGTTAGTTACAATGCTTTGATGAATGGTTATTGTTTGGCTGGTGGTGTGGATGAGGCTAAACGAGTGTTTGATAAGATGGTTGAGAGAGGTTGTTTGCCTAATGTTATCAGTTATTGTACCTTGATTAATGGATATTGTAAGGTTAAGATGGTAGATGAAGCTATGATGCTATTAACGGAAATGCATAAGAATAATTTAGTTCCTGATACTGTAACTTATAATTGTCTTCTTGATGGTTTGTCGAAATCTGGAAGAACGTTGTACGAGTGGGACCTGGTCGAGGCCATGCGTGCCAGTGGTCAACCCGCTGATTTAATCACTTACAATACATTATTAGATGATTACTTCAAACATGGAAAACTTGACAAGGCACTTGCATTATTTCAGCACATTATTGAAATTGGGATTTTGCCAAACATACGCACCTATAATATACTTCTTGATGGCCTTTGCAAAAGTGGAAGACTAAAGTATGCAAAAGAGATTTTTCAACTTCTGTCTGCCAAAGAGTGTCAACCAAATATCCGAACATATAACATTATGATCAATGGGCTTTGTAAAGAGGGTTTTTTAGATGAAGCGGAGACCTTACTTTATAATATGGTAGACAATAATTGCCTTCCTAACTATATAACTTTTGATACCATTGTTCGTGCACTTTTGGTAAAATAA